Sequence from the Notamacropus eugenii isolate mMacEug1 chromosome 6, mMacEug1.pri_v2, whole genome shotgun sequence genome:
TTGCTGGCTATCTTAAGTcactatttaatttttcttatatttaataGAGCATATTTACTCTTTAAAATGATCCTTATGTTATTTGGTACCattaagtaaatatttaaaataattcttcaattaCTCTGTAGGTGGTTCCTCGAATTTTATTTACAGCTAAGGGTTCAACAGCTGTAAAGAGTTTGAAGGCCACTGCTCCTGATAATAGAATTGAGAGCAGAATTTGAAAATTTGCCAGTATTGCAAAATTGAATGTGTTAGCTAGCATCTTAGAAACCATCATAGTGCTCCCTATAGATTATAGGGGCTCAAAAACGTCAAAGAAGATTACAGTAGCTTAAAAAATGCAacacaatgaatttttttttccattttatcctcattttatagatggggaaacaggctcacagaggttgtgacttaccaATTAATAAATAACATaaccaagacttgaacccaggtcttgactCCCAATTCATAGCTTTCCCCTGTGCTGGAACCTTGAAATaagtcaatgaaaataaaaaaaaaaagttacgtttttaaggggaaaaagaagaccTAAAACATAAACGTTAGGGTTATATACATtctacttttgtttatttttcctttttaaaatacaaaatgtatacattAAGCTTACACACATACTCTAATGGCAAATTTCAGGTGTACATGTATTGTACTACACTTAATCCTACACTGGTGATAGCAGAACATTCTTCAACATCTTATTTTTACACCAGAATAGATCCCTGATATATTTTTGTGAAACAAAGTTGCAAAATCCCTTCTACCCCAGAATCTTCTTTGTCTTTGTGGTATTTGCAGAAAAATGAAGATGGTTGTAGCTTTAGTGTTATTGTGGAGACTTTATAGGCCTAAGTTTCTTGACAGAAACAATGATATTTAAAATCGGGGCTTGTGTGCTGTTAATCCATTCACATGATGGTTAAATAATTGAAACAATAGGACATTCTCTACTGTCCCGTTATAGTTATTAATATGATAGTTTTCCCTTCAAAATGAAATTATGCTAATGTTCTTCCCCATGATATATAGGTAAGGGTTCTTTGTGTCATAGAAATGCAAGGGACAAGGTCAGGCCAGAGATGAACCTGACCTTGGCATGAATGTGTATTACTGGATGCTCATCTACTTGTGAGCCTTAATTTAAACTGATTCTTGTCTTCATTGTAGACAATGTGGATATTGTGGCCTCGGTCATTCATGTAGTGATACTAGGatccactaattttttttctttaataggaAATGTGAAGCCTAGTTAGGGGCATCATATTGAGCAAGTCCCAAATTAATATGTTATGTGGGATTTGGGTTCTAATACGGAAAaccaacaaatgcttattaataaGCCTTATTCAAAAGAAGTATGCTGTCATCTGGTAATAAATGATTTTAGTTCTAATAGTAGAAAAATGCCAGATAAATGAATTAAAGGCTTCAGCAAAAGGAGACTTCAACAAAAGGAGGAAAACCCACAAAAATAGGGACtgcataataattttttaatagtgataattgtttttgtttactCAAAGTATATAAATGGGATTACAGCATacaaatatggaaatgaaatCTAATTTCTGTAAATTAAACACTGATGCCagtattttagaaaaaacatttataatcCTGGGGTTACATTCTAATACAAATGGGTAGCAAAAAACACTATCATAACATCACTTTGATGTGCAAAAGCCTCAATAATCCCAGGGTTggaatatcaataaaattatgtGTTTGGCAGGTACCATTTCTTTGAATAGCCTCATGGTAGGAAATTTTTGGAACATCCTACTAACTCAGTGGCATAATGAAAAGGATGCAAATTGATGTCTTGGAAATAAATTTGGGGATGGCTTTATAATAAAACAAAGCTTATTTGCATAATATGCTTCAGTGTAAAGCTGAGCAGTCTATGCTAAAAGTGGTAACTCCAACTTTAAGTATTGTTTTAGAATAGTTCACATTTGTCTATTAAATTCATGATCTAACCAACATGTTAAATCACATTTTCAAAGAGTTGCATGGAGCGCATTATATTTTCATCCTGTAAAAGGAGACAAAAACACATAGAttaaatttgaattgtttcaatTCAAGGTATGCTATTACCCTGACCTCCCATTCCCCACTCTAAAATGTACACTTGAATGCACACGCAACCACACACATAACAACCACCACAACTTAGGCAATAAAATAGCAGATGTTTAAGTATTGTTTTTGTAAACTGCTAATACCTTAATataaagatatatgtgtataaatatatattttttaaatatagattctatttattaattttctataTTGTTTTTAGGTTGGTATGTTGTCAAGactttaaataactatttttttatGATAACTGAAATCTCCCCAAACTCAACAACATATAAACATAATTTATAACAGGAACAGTAGGTCCAAGACAGGGGATTCAGCTAAAAAGCCGGGTCAGAGAGAAGTACAAAAGAGCAAAGCTAAATGATGCCATTGGAGTAATCGCTCCCTAAAGATTCTTATAGATCCTAAGTTCTATAGGTCCACTTCTATAAATATGGTTCTTAAAATGGCAGAGGAAGATTTTTATTGAAGAAGCCTGGTATGGATGCAGAACGTTTGGGCAGTTTTTTGTCCTTAAGGATGTTTTCCAGAAATGTGAGAGGTTCTTTAAATATAAGAGCTTCTCTaaaagctaggaagacctgagttcaagtcatacCTCTAACATTTATGGGCCATATAGGACCTTCTCAGTGCTGTAGGAACCTAACATCTCAGTGGATTTCACTGAAATTGAGGAACTGGTCGGTTTGAAGATGTTTTCCAGGAATATCCCTGGAGGCAGTTATACTCCTGAAGTCATCATGGCTTCCATTGCTGGTAGTGGAATTTCTATGAGAAGATAATTTATACTAGAAGCAGCATTAAAGATTTATATCAACCTGGTTGGTTTTTTCAATCATTAGTACCTTGAAATACATGTATAAGCTGAAAGGGTTACTGGAGAGGACggggaattaaaaacaaaaccctattTTAGACATcatgaaaatgtgacattcaacGACTGAAGTAGAATCActttagggtcatagatttagagatgataGGGTCCTTAGAGCACTTCCAGTCCAAGTTTCTCACTGGaactacagatgaagaaactgagtctctaaGAGgatgagtgacttggccagggtcatgcagctagaaaatatctgaaatGAGATTGGGATCAAGGGCTTCCCAACTTTAAGTCTAGTGTTCTCTTCATTCTACTACATGGCCTCTCATTAGTACTTAAAGGCTAGAGagcaaaaatgtttaatttttccgatttagcattttaaaagcattctaCCATAAGTTGTCTATAAACATTTAGGGGAAGTAGCTATAAATAAAGATACACCTTTATTGAGAATTGGTTTTCAACTCTAGTGCATACTTTGCCATTGATGAGCAGTGATGTGTTTGGTTACCTGTATGGTATAAAGGTACACCATGTTTCTCAAGCACAAATGAACTTTGGAAGTTTTAAATAGTTTGTAACTGTTGTAGATAGACATAGAACCATCCTCTCTCTCCAACACACGGCATGATTGTGATGCAGAAATATCcacacactttaaaaaatactaatgtTGGCAAAAAGTGCCGCATAATCCGTCCTGTCAAGGTTACTCTCCTATATCCTGATAGGAACTAGATTGTCTACATTCTCTGTATTAAATATGGCACTCATGAGGAGATTCACATGCTTATTCTTAAGGCCAcgtgcttttaaaataaattactatTTGTTAATATTGACTCAGTAGCTTCCTCTGATATCATCAGCGATAGGAGGACTTTAAGATGAACTTTATCAACTACATAACATTGTTCTCGTGTTGTTCAGTTGCGTCTAACTCTTTgttactccatttggggttttcttggcaaagataccagagcggtttgccatttcattccccagcacattttacagatgagggaactgaggcaaacgagataaagtgacttgcccaaggtcacacagctagtaagtgtctgagaccagtctgaactcaggaagatgagttttcctgattccaggcccaggtcttgcgccacctagctgccagaattgcttctctttttattactatttattattaccTTTGGGCTAGCCTAGTATCAACCTTTGAAGGTCAGGCCCTGAGTATATAGAAACATAAAGGTTTGAGAGGGTTAGCTGACAGCACTGTGCCTAGTAATTAAGCTAACTGAGGGGATGTGGTATCTTACTTATGATACTTACTTTTTGGCAGCTTTCAATGAATTCATCTATGGTAACTACCCCATctttatttttgtccattttctgTTCAGAAATAAGATATATTAGTGTTacgataataataacactttgtGTAAAGATGTCCAGTGAAAGGAAACCTACTACCTCTGAAGATGCTCCATGTTCTGATCTTTAATTATTTTACGTGTAAtactacatatatttttaaactataaaaaTTATAAGGAAGTATTTAGTGGAGGAGCTTCTAACTCTGCATTTCTAATGTCCCCCTTTTCAGTTCCTACCTGGAAAAATGTTTCCACATGTTGTCTGGGGGCATCCTCTTTAAGAACAGGATATGTGCATTTACCCATCATATCATATATCGCTTTCATTATATCAAGCATTTCCTGAAAAGAAAAAGTAGCTTGAGTAAGACATGGATGAGAGACGCATATCATGATATCTCTTAttctctatttttcatttatcatttcatATCATTTTTTCATATCTCAATCCTGCATTTTGTTTAACACCATAAACATTTTCCAACAAACACCCAAAGAATACCTCTCCCCCCAAAGAACATTCCtcaaaaacagttaagcaaaagtGCTCAAGTTATTATGACTGATTATATATGTTACTTTTCATTTCTGTGGCTGACTGTTTAATAGAAGTGCATTAATTTGAATTGCCTGTAATTTATCTCTGAATTCTGTTACCATTTAGTCTTatctttattaacatttttgtagTCATCGTAtatttcttcactctgcatcactttatacatattttgtcatttctttcagaaTAATATCCTACTGacatcatacacacatatgcctatattatattacatatatctcACAATTTATTTACTCACTCtaacatcttattttttttctagctttttattgTCACAAATAatgctactataaacatttttacaCATATTGTCTTTTTTGTTCAGTCAATCTTCTTGGGGTATAAATCCCAGTAATTGGATTTCTGGGTCAAACAAATAAATCATTCAGTAATTCTTGTATGATTCAAAATTACTTTCCAGTAAGTGAACCAGCTTACGATATCTACAAGAGTGCATTGCTATGTCTGCCACCCCCTAGCACTCCCAAAATTTAATTCCATCTCCCCtatggactttttttcttttgccatctTTTTTCAACTTAATAAGTATGagaattcttttattttgaattctCAACCTTGTAGAATTCACAGCTTCTTCAAAGCATAGACCAGCTGCCTCCTCTCAATTAGTGTTCATTCTCCCCTTCTAAATTATTCCGTTATTTACTTTGATTTGTTATATATTTATCGTTGCAAACATTGTTTCAGGAAAAACTAGGCCCTTTAAGagtagggactatttcatttttgtttttatatcccaggtacttagcacagtgcctggcatagagtagatactcagtaaatatttgctgaattgactTCCTTTCAGACAGAAATTGACAGTTTgcttttctccttttgaaaataTTGTTCATGCCCTTTGACTACTTATCCACTGGAGAATGATGGTCTTTTAGATTCATTTCAAGTCTTCATATGTTTTTGATATCAGAATTTATTCATATGTTAAATGCAAATATCTTCCCTGGCCatatcttttcttctaattttaagttgtaatgattttgtttaattttatgtaatcaaaaaaagtttattttgtctttcataATCCCCTTTATTCCTTGTTTGATTAAGAATTTCCCCCTAGCAATAGTTcttaatgagtgaatgaaaaaggaTTTACTAGGCATTTATTAGTGCCTGGTACTATAAGTACTGAGAATGCTAGTACAAATGGAAACAGTTTCTTCCCTCTAGGAACTTTCATTCTAATAAGGATAGACGTGCATAGAAGAGAGGGGTAACTGAAGAGGGAAATTTGGTCTGAGGAATTCACTGGGATGATGTCTATTCTGGGAATGTGCTTCCTCATAATTTTCCATGCTTCCAGTCCCTGATTTCCTCCAAACTTCTGCTCAAACACTATctcctacatgagacctttcaTGATCCTCATCTCCCAACTGACAATGCTTATCCAAaaatattactttgtattttgaTTCATATGTGTTATATATCTATTTACATCTATATTTATTCACATTATATAGTGTTATTCCTGAcaaaatgcaagttccttgaactaagggagtattttgtttttgtctttgtatccttaccaTTTgttacagtgcctggaacacaggaaGTACCTAATAAGTTCTGGATTGATTTTGCTAATAAAAATATTCAGAGAGATAAAAATTTTCTCTAAGGACTGATTTAACTATATcctataaattttggtatattgttttattattttctttctctttaatgtatttaattattaattctgTGATGTGTTCTTTAACTTCTTATTACTTAGgcattattatttaatttatatctggttcttttttattcatatttcccTGATTGATTCTTATTTTATTATGGTacataaaatgttaatatttctGTCCTTCTGCATTTTTTTATGAATTCTTAATCTTTGCATATGAGTagggattttgtttgtttatttttggtaaaTGTGCTTTATGATGCTAAAGTGTAagcatattccattacattcccatTTAAATAATCACTATGGGTATGTTAGATCTagtttttccaaaattttctttagatctataatttccttttcttttcttttttgatttgctACTTCTATTTAGTCCTAAAACAGGCATGCTAACGTAACCTACAATTATTGTTTTGCTAATTCTTTTTTGAACCTTGGTTAGCTTTTCCTTTAATTACCATTATTTATGATGTCTTTAAGCATAATGTGTtatttctctttgcctctcttcACTATACCTACCAAATTTTGAGCACTAGAGCCCACAAAAAACTCAGGGTAAGACATTTTTACAGCTTAAAGAAACTTAGAAGATTGATATGAGAGGTCTGTGACACCTGGATAGAGAGCTATGTGGAGCACAAAGTCTGTGGTGTCAGCACCAGTGGTGGGTCTTGATGATTACAATAGTAGCAcgagcagcagctttgggagctttCAGCCCATAGATTGTAAAGGGATCAGACAACTAATCAGAAGGAGATTTTAGGGAACCCTTTACTGGGACTAGGTACAGCTAGCACTGATTGGCAAATCTATTGCCTATAACAGTTCTGGGTCACAattccagggtggagaggaacACTTGTAGAGAGTCATAAGAAAGCAGGGACCCTGGTCTCAATTTGAAGGCAAGATGAGCATTAGTACTTGCCTCTACATGGGAGCAGGAGCCTCTCCTGGTTAAAGATCAGAGTGCAGACCAAGAAAGCAGTTATCACACCTTTCTAGGATAATactaccttggaagcaccaaaaacttgcagaccaacaggactagctctgaaaacagcagtacaAAAAGTCCTGAAGCTTAGGACCCCATCCTCTGGTGAACAGAGCCCAGTTTTagcataaagttcaaagtgaagaaataggctgCAAAAATTAGCaaatgcactcacacacacacacacacacacacacacacacacacacacacacacacacacacacacacacacacactccttgaTCTCAACTACTATAGAGGCAAGGAAGACGAagatacaaaatcaaaagatgaCAATAACTTAAAAACATcaacaagcaaagcctcaaagaaaaatgataattagaCAGAAACCTAACGACTTCCTAGAAGAGTTAAggtaagagtggtagaggaaaaaatgagaaaagaaataagaatgatgaaaggaaatgatgaaaagagaattaacagcatactaaaagagatacaaataatattgaggaaaataacaccttaaaaaacagaattggtctaatagtaaaagaggtacaaaaatttactgaagaaaagaacttaaaaagtagaatagatcaaatgaaaaaggaggttaaaaaaactcactgaagaaaataattcctccaaaattaaaattgggtaagatgaagttaaaagaaataatacaataaaattttaaaaaatgaaaaaaaaaaagaaaatgtgagctatttcatttaaaaaagctgacctggaaaatagattgaggagaatttaagaattattggacaacTTGgtagccatgataaaaaaaagatcctagacataatatttcaagaaattataatagAAAAACTGTCATACTATCTTAAACCTAGAGggttaaaatagaaaatgaaagaatccatcaatcacctcctgagagagatcccaaaatgaaaacttccaggaatattatacctaaattccagagctcccaagtcaaagagGAATTATCGCAAGCagacaggaaaaaataatttaaatattgtggagctacagtcagcaTCACAAAGATTCAGttgcttccacattaaagaaatgGAACGTTTGCAagatgatattccaaaaggcaaccaagaataatctacccagcaaaactgaatataatccttcatggtgggaagggggaagggaaaggatatttaatgaaacagaggacttttaatcattcctgatgaaaagatcagagatgaatagaaatctgacattcaaacacaagacttgaGAGAAGCATAAAATGAAAGGGTAATAGTACAGGACTcaataaagtcaaactgtttatattgctatatgggaaaatgatacatgtaactaCCAAGAACTTTATCATGTCTAGGGCAGTTAGAGGGAGTCTACCTAGATAAAGGTCATGgtgtgataatgataatgataatgataatggtgTGATATGtgataatctttaaaaaaatgaaaggatgagaaaaagTGATGCactgggaaagggggaaaggagaagcagaatggggaaaattttctcacataaaagaggaatacaaggaagaacttttataatAGTGGGGATAATGGGGCAGGGGAATGGCAGGCAGtacttgaacttcactctcattggaattgactcaagaagaaatacatacacacatacacacacacacacacacacacacacacacacacactcagttggtatagaaatctatcttacccagtagagaaataggaggggaagaggataagagagagcGGAAGGTGGATTATAAAGGTGAGGGTGGATCAAGGGATGCAATGGTCAggagcaaaacaaatttttgagAGGGGCAGAACAAATGTagatacacacaaatatttatagtagcattaTCTATAATAGCAAAAGCTGGAAATTAATTGTGTGCACAGTGATTAGGAAATGAATAAGATCATGAAGTGTGATATAATGTGCAATAAGGAACAAAGGATTTGAAGAAttcatgggaaaattggaaaactggCACGTATTAGTGCAGAGTGAAAAAAGCAAAACCATATGAGCAGTATCCACAAtgattacaataatgtaaatggagataacccaaaaagaaaacagaactgaGGTCAAATATAGCAACTGATATTAATTCTTTTGACTGAACTTAAAATATACTTTCCTTTTTGTCAAGAAACGGCAAAGTACAGCATCAGAAAGTAACACGTTCTGTCAGTCACAATTAGATGATTTTGcttagctatttttaaaaatgtgtttcatttttaatttatgaaataaaccaagcatttctataacaatataataagaaatatgattgcacataaaactgaaAACCTATCATGTACAAATTACTATTCCCTttcaatatataataaagttatgcaaatttatttcccctctttttttccttccctcatccccctctatggctaccattagacacaaataggcatctatctttctttctttctatctctctatctatctctctatctatctatctatctatctatctatctatctatctatctatctagatatatgtGAAATTATTCTATGCAAATTTCTATTTATTACTTCTGTCTCTgtatgcagatagcatctttcttcatatgtcctttacaaTTAATATGGATATTTACAACAGTAAAAATGACTTTTTCACTCAATGTCATTCttaaacaatattattattattgcatacAGTGTTCTTTAGGTTctactcattttgctcttcattatttcatgcacaTGTTTCCATATTTTCTAAGATTATTGAGCTTATCATTTTTAATAACATAATCGTATTatatcacaatcatgtaccacaacttgttcagccacatTTTTAAGGGAAGATTCTATGGAGAAATTTTATTGGGAAATAATTGTATCAAAACAGAATGTATcagcattaaaaattaaaattagctaTGCCTAGAAGAAAATTATTACCTCTTTAGTTATATATCCATCTTTATTTATGTCATACAAATTAAATGCCCAGTTGAGTTTTTCTTGTACCGTCCCTCGAAGCAAAATGGAAAGACCCATCACAAAGTCCTAAAGAGAGAAAATTACAGCTTAGTAGGGTACAGTATAATCTAGACAAATCCATCAGGCAGTAAGCATTTTACCCAAAGAGTTCaataactatgtgccaggcactgtgctaggttctggcgacacaaatataaagaatgaaacaattcgtATTCTCAAAATCTTACATTCCAGAACAAgtctatatacaaatatatggatAATAAATATAAGTTAGACAAATGAAATAGAGTTAAAGAGGGAAGGGACTAGtgaattaggaaagacttcaatTAGAaaatggta
This genomic interval carries:
- the KCNIP4 gene encoding Kv channel-interacting protein 4 isoform X3 yields the protein MEMATVRHRPEALELLEAQSKFTKKELQILYRGFKNECPSGVVNEETFKEIYSQFFPQGDSTTYAHFLFNAFDTDHNGSVSFEDFVMGLSILLRGTVQEKLNWAFNLYDINKDGYITKEEMLDIMKAIYDMMGKCTYPVLKEDAPRQHVETFFQKMDKNKDGVVTIDEFIESCQKDENIMRSMQLFENVI